The Paenibacillus macerans genome includes a window with the following:
- a CDS encoding alpha/beta-type small acid-soluble spore protein, giving the protein MAQNNNSSNDLVVRQASGALDQMKYEIAQELGISFPQDGYAGNLTSYENGSIGGFITKRLVTIAEQQLAGQAGQFR; this is encoded by the coding sequence ATGGCACAAAATAATAACTCTTCGAACGACCTGGTGGTTAGACAAGCTTCCGGAGCATTGGATCAAATGAAATATGAAATCGCTCAGGAACTTGGCATCTCTTTCCCACAAGACGGATATGCTGGTAACCTGACTTCTTACGAAAACGGTTCGATCGGTGGTTTCATTACGAAACGCTTGGTTACCATCGCTGAGCAACAGCTGGCTGGCCAAGCTGGCCAATTCAGATAA